Proteins found in one Streptomyces sp. CB09001 genomic segment:
- a CDS encoding carboxymuconolactone decarboxylase family protein, whose translation MDTRFNLFENELGGRFAKRFAGIGVLMHESPLPKATQELVSLRASQINGCGHCIDMHVKEAAAAGESAVRLHLVAAWRESTVFTEAEQAALALAEEGTRLADAHEGVSDETWALVRKHYDDDQVAALICLVAMINAANRLAVITHQKGGSYEAGMFAAAVS comes from the coding sequence CCTGTTCGAGAACGAGCTCGGCGGTCGGTTCGCGAAGCGGTTCGCGGGCATCGGCGTGCTGATGCACGAGTCGCCGCTGCCGAAGGCCACGCAGGAACTGGTGTCCCTGCGGGCCAGCCAGATCAACGGCTGCGGCCACTGCATCGACATGCACGTCAAGGAGGCCGCGGCCGCCGGCGAAAGCGCGGTCCGGCTGCACCTGGTCGCCGCCTGGCGCGAATCCACCGTGTTCACCGAGGCCGAGCAGGCGGCGCTGGCCCTGGCCGAGGAGGGCACCCGGCTCGCCGACGCGCACGAGGGCGTGTCCGACGAGACGTGGGCGCTGGTGCGCAAGCACTACGACGACGACCAGGTCGCCGCGCTGATCTGCCTGGTCGCCATGATCAACGCGGCCAACCGGCTCGCCGTGATCACGCACCAGAAGGGCGGCTCGTACGAGGCGGGGATGTTCGCGGCGGCCGTGAGCTGA
- a CDS encoding LacI family DNA-binding transcriptional regulator, which translates to MASIKDVAAEAGVSVATVSRALNGHPSVSPAARARVLAAVETLSYRPNALARSLRTDQTRTLGLVISDVMNPYFTELARSVEEEARALGYSVIIGNADERPDLQDHHVTTLLDRRIDGLLVSPTDGGSPRMLDAARAGTPMVFVDRWIPGVDVPVVRSDGRAAVRDLVAHLHGLGHRRLAIIAGPAATTTGRERVDAFREALGAYGLPLPEAYIGQGDFRAGSGRRVTEGFLELPEPPEVVFAADNLMALGALDAVRARGLRVPEDIGLAAFDDIPWFVHTDPPVTAIAQPTRELGRAAVRALVERIAGRAGESVALPARLVVRRSCGEPPSEQHPPSPSPVRRSTP; encoded by the coding sequence ATGGCGAGTATCAAGGACGTCGCCGCCGAGGCAGGCGTGTCCGTCGCGACGGTCTCGCGGGCGCTCAACGGCCACCCGTCGGTCAGCCCCGCCGCACGCGCCCGCGTGCTGGCCGCCGTCGAGACGCTGAGCTACCGTCCGAACGCCCTCGCCCGGTCGCTGCGCACCGACCAGACCCGCACCCTCGGCCTGGTCATCAGCGACGTCATGAACCCGTACTTCACCGAGCTGGCCCGTTCCGTCGAGGAGGAGGCCCGCGCGCTCGGCTACAGCGTCATCATCGGCAACGCGGACGAGCGGCCCGACCTCCAGGACCACCACGTCACCACGCTCCTGGACCGGCGGATCGACGGGCTCCTCGTCTCCCCCACCGACGGCGGCTCCCCGCGCATGCTGGACGCCGCGCGGGCCGGGACGCCGATGGTCTTCGTCGACCGGTGGATCCCCGGCGTGGACGTGCCCGTCGTCAGGTCGGACGGGCGGGCGGCCGTACGGGATCTCGTCGCGCATCTGCACGGGCTCGGGCACCGGCGGCTCGCGATCATCGCCGGGCCGGCCGCCACGACCACCGGACGCGAGCGCGTCGACGCCTTCCGCGAGGCGCTCGGCGCGTACGGGCTTCCCCTGCCCGAGGCCTACATCGGCCAGGGCGACTTCCGGGCCGGCAGCGGGCGCCGGGTCACCGAGGGCTTCCTCGAACTGCCCGAGCCGCCCGAGGTCGTCTTCGCCGCCGACAACCTGATGGCGCTCGGCGCGCTGGACGCCGTACGCGCCCGCGGGCTGCGCGTCCCCGAGGACATCGGGCTCGCCGCGTTCGACGACATCCCCTGGTTCGTGCACACCGATCCGCCGGTCACCGCGATCGCCCAGCCCACCCGGGAGCTCGGGCGGGCCGCCGTACGCGCGCTCGTCGAGCGGATCGCGGGGCGGGCCGGTGAGTCCGTCGCCCTGCCGGCCCGGCTCGTCGTACGCCGCTCGTGCGGCGAGCCGCCCTCCGAACAACACCCCCCGTCCCCGTCCCCCGTACGAAGGAGTACGCCGTGA
- a CDS encoding sugar ABC transporter ATP-binding protein gives MSSRSPDELLRIEGIRKTFPGVVALDSVDFDLRRGEVHVLLGENGAGKSTLIKMLSGAYTPDAGRILAGGEEVRIHGAQDSERLGIATIYQEFNLVPDLTVAENIFLGRQPRRLGMIDRKRMDADAEVLLKRVGVNVSPRTRVRELGIARLQMVEIAKALSLDARVLIMDEPTAVLTSEEVEKLFAIVRRLREDGVGIVFITHHLEEIAALGDRVTVIRDGRSVGQVPASTPEDELVRLMVGRSIEQQYPRERTDAGEALLKVEGLTRDGVFHDIGFEVRAGEVVGIAGLVGAGRTEVVRAVFGADPYDAGAVHVAGAPLRRHDVNAAMAAGIGLVPEDRKGQGLVLDASVAENLGLVTLRSTARAGLVDLKGQHAAAERIAGQLGVRMAGLGQHVRTLSGGNQQKVVIGKWLLANTKVLILDEPTRGIDVGAKVEIYQLINELTAAGAAVLMISSDLPEVLGMSDRVVVMAQGRVAGELSAEQATQDAVMALAVSTHTSNSPHSDGTDGTEASRGH, from the coding sequence GTGAGCAGCCGCAGTCCGGACGAGTTGCTGCGCATCGAGGGCATCCGCAAGACCTTCCCCGGCGTGGTCGCGCTCGACAGCGTCGACTTCGACCTGCGCCGGGGCGAGGTGCACGTGCTCCTCGGTGAGAACGGCGCGGGCAAGAGCACGCTCATCAAGATGCTCTCCGGCGCCTACACGCCCGACGCCGGGCGGATCCTGGCCGGGGGTGAGGAGGTGCGCATCCACGGTGCGCAGGACTCCGAGCGCCTCGGGATCGCCACCATCTACCAGGAGTTCAACCTCGTCCCCGACCTGACGGTCGCCGAGAACATCTTCCTGGGACGCCAGCCCCGCCGGCTCGGCATGATCGACCGGAAGCGGATGGACGCCGACGCCGAGGTGCTGCTGAAGCGGGTGGGGGTCAACGTGTCTCCCCGTACGCGGGTGCGTGAACTCGGCATCGCCCGGCTCCAGATGGTCGAGATCGCCAAGGCGCTCAGCCTCGACGCGCGCGTGCTCATCATGGACGAGCCGACCGCCGTGCTGACCTCCGAGGAGGTCGAGAAGCTGTTCGCGATCGTGCGGCGGCTGCGCGAGGACGGTGTCGGCATCGTCTTCATCACCCATCACCTGGAGGAGATCGCCGCGCTCGGCGACCGGGTCACCGTCATCCGGGACGGCCGGAGCGTCGGGCAGGTGCCCGCCTCCACGCCCGAGGACGAGCTGGTCCGGCTCATGGTGGGGCGGTCGATCGAGCAGCAGTACCCGCGTGAGCGCACCGACGCCGGTGAGGCCCTGCTCAAGGTGGAGGGGCTGACGCGGGACGGGGTCTTCCACGACATCGGCTTCGAGGTGCGGGCCGGTGAGGTCGTCGGCATCGCGGGGCTGGTCGGGGCCGGGCGTACGGAGGTGGTCCGGGCGGTGTTCGGCGCCGATCCGTACGACGCCGGGGCCGTGCACGTCGCGGGTGCGCCGCTGCGGCGGCACGACGTGAACGCCGCCATGGCCGCCGGGATCGGGCTCGTGCCCGAGGACCGCAAGGGACAGGGGCTCGTGCTCGACGCCTCCGTGGCGGAGAACCTCGGACTCGTCACGCTCCGGTCCACCGCCCGCGCCGGGCTCGTCGACCTCAAGGGGCAGCACGCGGCGGCCGAGCGGATCGCCGGGCAGCTCGGCGTGCGGATGGCCGGGCTCGGGCAGCACGTGCGCACGCTGTCCGGCGGCAACCAGCAGAAGGTCGTCATCGGCAAGTGGCTGCTGGCGAACACCAAGGTGCTGATCCTCGACGAGCCGACGCGCGGCATCGACGTCGGCGCCAAGGTCGAGATCTACCAGCTCATCAACGAACTGACGGCCGCCGGTGCCGCCGTGCTCATGATCTCCAGCGACCTGCCGGAGGTGCTCGGCATGAGCGACCGCGTGGTCGTCATGGCGCAGGGGCGGGTCGCGGGTGAACTCAGCGCCGAACAGGCCACCCAGGACGCCGTGATGGCGCTCGCCGTCAGTACGCACACCAGCAACTCCCCGCACAGCGACGGAACGGATGGAACGGAGGCCTCCCGTGGCCACTGA
- a CDS encoding substrate-binding domain-containing protein: MATDTLKSKPGAQGATSGLRRLLLDNGALTALIVLVIVMSALSGDFLTADNLLNVGVQAAVTAILAFGVTFVIVSAGIDLSVGSVAALSATVLAWSATEAGIPVALAVLLSVLTGIACGLVNGFLISYGKLPPFIATLAMLSVGRGLSLVISQGSPIAFPDSVSHLGDTLGGWLPVPVLVMIVMGLITAFVLGRTYIGRSMYAIGGNEEAARLSGLRVKRQKLAIYAFSGLFAAAAGIVLASRLSSAQPQAAQGYELDAIAAVVIGGASLAGGTGKASGTLIGALILAVLRNGLNLLSVSAFWQQVVIGVVIALAVLFDTLRRKAGAVTPAAGASGGGNRGKQALTYVIAAVVAVAVVGATSLLHNGSSGGKDQKIGLSLSTLNNPFFVQIRNGAEEEAKKLGVDLTVTDAQNDASQQANQLQNFVSGSLSAVIVNPVDSDAAGPSVRSANKDDIPVIAVDRGVNKADTSALVASDNVEGGELGAKALAEKLGGKGTIVILQGQAGTSASRERGAGFAAGLKAYPGIKVVAKQPADFDRTKGLDVMTNLLQAHPDVDGVFAENDEMALGAIKALGSKAGKSVQVVGFDGTPDGLKAVQDGTLYASVAQQPKELGRIAVQNAVRAAEDKKVEQTVKVPVKVVTKENVAGFGG; the protein is encoded by the coding sequence GTGGCCACTGACACGCTCAAGAGCAAGCCGGGCGCGCAGGGCGCCACGAGCGGGCTGCGCCGCCTGCTGCTCGACAACGGCGCGCTGACCGCGCTGATCGTCCTCGTCATCGTCATGTCGGCGCTGTCCGGGGACTTCCTGACCGCCGACAACCTCCTCAACGTAGGCGTCCAGGCCGCCGTCACCGCGATCCTCGCCTTCGGCGTCACCTTCGTCATCGTCTCGGCGGGCATCGACCTGTCGGTCGGTTCGGTCGCCGCGCTGTCGGCCACCGTGCTGGCCTGGAGCGCCACCGAGGCCGGGATTCCGGTCGCCCTCGCGGTGCTGCTGTCCGTCCTGACGGGCATCGCCTGCGGTCTGGTGAACGGTTTCCTCATCTCGTACGGGAAGCTGCCGCCGTTCATCGCGACGCTCGCCATGCTGTCGGTGGGGCGCGGTCTGTCGCTGGTCATCTCGCAGGGTTCGCCGATCGCCTTCCCGGACTCGGTCTCGCACCTCGGTGACACGCTCGGCGGGTGGCTGCCGGTGCCGGTGCTCGTGATGATCGTGATGGGGCTGATCACGGCGTTCGTCCTCGGCCGGACCTACATCGGCCGGTCCATGTACGCCATCGGCGGCAACGAGGAGGCCGCGCGGCTGTCCGGGCTGCGGGTGAAGCGGCAGAAGCTCGCCATCTACGCCTTCTCCGGTCTGTTCGCCGCCGCCGCGGGCATCGTGCTCGCCTCCCGGCTCTCCTCCGCGCAGCCGCAGGCCGCACAGGGCTACGAGCTGGACGCGATCGCCGCCGTCGTCATCGGCGGTGCCTCGCTGGCGGGCGGCACCGGCAAGGCGTCCGGCACGCTGATCGGCGCGCTGATCCTCGCGGTGCTGCGCAACGGCCTCAACCTGCTGTCCGTCTCCGCGTTCTGGCAGCAGGTCGTCATCGGTGTCGTCATCGCGCTCGCGGTGCTCTTCGACACGCTGCGGCGCAAGGCGGGCGCGGTCACTCCGGCGGCCGGGGCGTCGGGCGGCGGCAACCGGGGCAAGCAGGCACTCACGTACGTGATCGCGGCCGTCGTCGCGGTGGCCGTGGTGGGCGCGACCTCGCTGCTGCACAACGGCTCCTCCGGCGGCAAGGACCAGAAGATAGGGCTGTCGCTGTCCACGCTGAACAACCCGTTCTTCGTGCAGATCAGGAACGGGGCGGAGGAGGAGGCGAAGAAGCTGGGCGTGGACCTGACCGTCACGGACGCCCAGAACGACGCCTCCCAGCAGGCCAACCAGCTGCAGAACTTCGTCAGCGGCAGCCTGTCCGCGGTCATCGTCAACCCGGTGGACTCCGACGCCGCCGGTCCCTCGGTGCGCTCCGCGAACAAGGACGACATCCCGGTCATCGCCGTGGACCGCGGCGTCAACAAGGCGGACACGTCCGCGCTGGTCGCCTCCGACAACGTCGAGGGCGGTGAGCTGGGCGCCAAGGCGCTCGCCGAGAAGCTCGGCGGCAAGGGCACGATCGTCATCCTCCAGGGCCAGGCCGGCACCTCCGCCAGCCGGGAGCGCGGGGCCGGCTTCGCGGCCGGGCTCAAGGCGTACCCGGGCATCAAGGTCGTCGCCAAGCAGCCCGCGGACTTCGACCGCACCAAGGGCCTGGACGTGATGACGAACCTGCTCCAGGCGCACCCGGACGTCGACGGCGTCTTCGCGGAGAACGACGAGATGGCGCTGGGCGCGATCAAGGCGCTGGGTTCGAAGGCCGGCAAGTCGGTCCAGGTCGTCGGCTTCGACGGCACCCCGGACGGGCTGAAGGCGGTCCAGGACGGCACGTTGTACGCGTCCGTGGCGCAGCAGCCGAAGGAACTGGGCAGGATCGCCGTACAGAACGCGGTGCGGGCTGCCGAGGACAAGAAGGTGGAGCAGACGGTGAAGGTGCCCGTGAAGGTCGTCACCAAGGAGAACGTGGCCGGTTTCGGCGGCTGA
- a CDS encoding ribokinase — translation MYDYDLLVVGSANADLVIGVERRPAAGETVLGSDLAVHPGGKGGNQAVAAARLGARTALLARVGDDDYGRLLLDSQRAAGVDTVGVLVGGAPTGVALITVDPSGDNSIVVSPGANGRLAPGDVRAAASLFHASRVVSTQLEIPLETVVEVVRSLAPDSRFVLNPSPPRPLPQEVLAACDPLIVNEHEAKVILGDSLVGDRPEDWARVLLAKGPRSVVVTLGAEGALVASAAQGVVRVPSVKVDAVDTTGAGDAFTAALAWRLGTGESLAEAAAYAARVGAAAVTKAGAQESYPTAAEAEALGAGAL, via the coding sequence ATGTACGACTACGACCTGCTGGTCGTCGGGTCGGCCAACGCCGACCTGGTGATCGGTGTCGAGCGGCGGCCGGCGGCGGGCGAGACGGTGCTCGGCTCCGACCTGGCCGTCCACCCGGGCGGCAAGGGCGGCAACCAGGCCGTCGCCGCCGCCCGGCTCGGTGCCCGCACGGCGCTGCTGGCCCGGGTGGGCGACGACGACTACGGCCGGCTGCTGCTGGACTCGCAGCGGGCGGCCGGCGTCGACACGGTCGGTGTGCTGGTGGGCGGCGCCCCGACCGGCGTGGCGCTGATCACCGTCGACCCGTCCGGGGACAACAGCATCGTGGTCTCGCCGGGCGCCAACGGCCGGCTGGCGCCGGGCGACGTCCGGGCCGCGGCCAGCCTCTTCCACGCCTCCCGGGTGGTCTCCACGCAGTTGGAGATCCCGCTGGAGACGGTCGTGGAGGTGGTGCGCTCGCTCGCGCCGGACAGCCGTTTCGTGCTGAACCCGTCGCCGCCGCGTCCCCTCCCTCAAGAGGTGCTGGCCGCCTGCGACCCGCTGATCGTCAACGAGCACGAGGCGAAGGTGATCCTCGGCGACTCCCTGGTCGGCGACCGCCCCGAGGACTGGGCCCGCGTCCTGCTGGCCAAGGGTCCGCGCTCGGTGGTCGTGACGCTGGGCGCCGAGGGCGCGCTGGTCGCGTCGGCGGCCCAGGGCGTGGTCCGGGTGCCGTCGGTGAAGGTGGACGCCGTGGACACGACGGGCGCGGGCGACGCGTTCACCGCGGCGCTGGCCTGGCGGCTCGGCACCGGCGAGTCGCTGGCCGAGGCGGCGGCGTACGCGGCCCGGGTGGGCGCGGCGGCGGTCACGAAGGCGGGGGCGCAGGAGTCGTACCCGACGGCGGCGGAGGCCGAGGCGCTGGGGGCCGGGGCGCTGTGA
- the rbsD gene encoding D-ribose pyranase, which produces MKKAGILNRHLAGALAGLGHGDGVLVCDAGMPVPDGPRVVDLAFRAGVPSFAEVVDGLLAELVVEGATAATEVREANAECAALLDGLFPALELVPHERLKELSAGARLIVRTGEARPYANVLLRCGVFF; this is translated from the coding sequence GTGAAGAAGGCAGGCATACTCAACCGCCACCTCGCGGGTGCCCTCGCCGGGCTGGGGCACGGGGACGGCGTCCTGGTGTGCGACGCGGGGATGCCCGTTCCGGACGGGCCGCGCGTCGTCGACCTGGCCTTCCGGGCCGGGGTGCCGTCCTTCGCGGAGGTGGTGGACGGCCTGCTCGCCGAGCTGGTCGTCGAGGGCGCGACGGCGGCGACGGAGGTCCGGGAGGCGAACGCCGAGTGCGCCGCACTGCTCGACGGGCTCTTCCCCGCGCTGGAACTCGTCCCGCACGAGCGGCTCAAGGAGTTGTCGGCGGGCGCGCGGCTGATCGTGCGCACCGGGGAGGCGCGGCCGTACGCCAATGTGCTGCTGCGGTGCGGGGTCTTCTTCTGA
- a CDS encoding sugar phosphate isomerase/epimerase family protein: MSDTDLTRFSINQMTVKQLSLPELTAACRELGIGNVGLWREPVQAYGVEAAAKLVRDAGLAVTTLCRGGFLTAVDPGERARALADNRRAVDEAAALGTDTLVLVSGGLPAGDKDLRAARERIADALAELGPYAERHGVRLAIEPLHPMYAADRCVVSTLTQALDLAERFPAHQVGVTVDTYHIWWDDRAPEQIARAGAGGRIHTFQLADWTTPLPEGVLNGRGQIGDGAIDMREWKGYVEAAGYTGAIEVELFNEGLWARDGREVLAETAARFAAHAGDAADTPPGK; encoded by the coding sequence ATGAGCGACACCGACCTGACGCGCTTCAGCATCAACCAGATGACGGTCAAGCAGCTCTCCCTGCCCGAACTGACCGCGGCCTGCCGCGAACTGGGCATCGGCAACGTCGGCCTGTGGCGCGAACCCGTGCAGGCCTACGGCGTCGAGGCGGCCGCCAAGCTGGTCCGCGACGCGGGCCTGGCCGTCACCACCCTGTGCCGCGGCGGCTTCCTCACGGCCGTCGACCCCGGCGAACGCGCCAGGGCCCTGGCCGACAACCGCCGCGCCGTCGACGAGGCCGCCGCCCTCGGCACCGACACCCTCGTCCTGGTCTCGGGCGGTCTCCCCGCCGGCGACAAGGACCTGCGGGCCGCCCGCGAGCGCATCGCGGACGCGCTGGCGGAGCTGGGCCCGTACGCCGAACGGCACGGCGTGCGCCTCGCCATCGAGCCGCTCCACCCCATGTACGCCGCCGACCGCTGCGTGGTCTCCACCCTCACCCAGGCGCTGGACCTCGCCGAACGCTTCCCGGCCCACCAGGTCGGCGTCACCGTCGACACGTACCACATCTGGTGGGACGACCGGGCGCCCGAGCAGATCGCCCGGGCCGGCGCGGGCGGCCGCATCCACACCTTCCAGCTCGCCGACTGGACGACCCCGCTGCCCGAGGGCGTCCTCAACGGCCGCGGTCAGATCGGGGACGGCGCCATCGACATGCGGGAGTGGAAGGGGTACGTCGAGGCGGCCGGATACACGGGTGCCATCGAGGTCGAGCTGTTCAACGAGGGGCTGTGGGCGCGGGACGGACGGGAGGTGCTCGCCGAGACGGCGGCCCGGTTCGCCGCGCACGCGGGAGACGCCGCGGACACGCCGCCCGGAAAATAA
- a CDS encoding dihydrodipicolinate synthase family protein, translating to MTLHLPSADGTLRAYEPRTAPPPVSGNGAGSAFTSRTVFSAAHVVADPYADTSPDGPVAVDWDATLAFRRHLWSHGLGVAEAMDTAQRGMGLDWPTAAELIRRSAAEAKAAGGRIACGVGTDQLTATATATLADVRSAYEEQLAVVEESGAQAILMASRALAATAKGPDDYLEVYGHLLRQAAEPVILHWLGPMFDPALEGYWGSSDLDTATDTFLEVIAAHPDKVDGIKVSLLDARREVDLRRRLPRGVRCYTGDDFNYPELIAGDDQGFSHALLGIFDPLGPLAAEAVRVLDTGDTDGFRALLDPTVELSRHLFQAPTRYYKTGVVLLAWLAGHQSHFTMVGGLQSARSLPHLARAYELADGLGLFPDPKLAEERMRNLLALYGVNA from the coding sequence GTGACCCTCCACCTGCCGAGCGCCGACGGCACCCTGCGCGCCTACGAGCCCCGCACCGCACCCCCGCCCGTCTCGGGAAACGGAGCCGGAAGCGCTTTCACCTCCCGTACGGTCTTCTCGGCCGCGCACGTCGTCGCCGACCCGTACGCGGACACCAGTCCCGACGGGCCCGTCGCCGTCGACTGGGACGCCACCCTCGCCTTCCGCCGCCACCTGTGGTCCCACGGACTCGGCGTAGCCGAGGCGATGGACACCGCCCAGCGCGGCATGGGCCTGGACTGGCCCACGGCGGCGGAACTGATCCGCCGCTCCGCCGCCGAGGCGAAGGCGGCCGGCGGCCGCATCGCCTGCGGTGTGGGCACGGACCAGCTGACCGCGACCGCCACGGCCACCCTCGCGGACGTTCGGTCGGCCTACGAGGAACAGCTCGCCGTCGTGGAGGAGTCGGGCGCCCAGGCCATCCTGATGGCCTCCCGCGCCCTCGCCGCGACGGCCAAGGGCCCGGACGACTACCTGGAGGTCTACGGCCACCTCCTCCGCCAGGCCGCCGAACCGGTGATCCTGCACTGGCTGGGTCCGATGTTCGACCCGGCCCTGGAGGGCTACTGGGGCTCGTCCGACCTGGACACGGCGACCGACACCTTCCTGGAGGTCATCGCCGCCCACCCCGACAAGGTCGACGGCATCAAGGTCTCCCTGCTGGACGCCCGGCGCGAGGTCGACCTGCGCCGCCGCCTGCCGCGGGGCGTGCGCTGCTACACCGGCGACGACTTCAACTACCCGGAGCTGATCGCGGGCGACGACCAGGGCTTCAGCCACGCCCTGCTCGGCATCTTCGACCCGCTGGGCCCGCTGGCCGCCGAGGCGGTCCGGGTGCTCGACACCGGGGACACGGACGGCTTCCGCGCCCTCCTCGACCCCACCGTCGAACTCTCCCGCCACCTCTTCCAGGCCCCCACCCGCTACTACAAGACGGGCGTGGTCCTGCTGGCCTGGCTGGCCGGCCACCAGAGCCACTTCACGATGGTCGGCGGCCTCCAGTCGGCCCGCTCCCTGCCACACCTCGCCCGCGCCTACGAACTCGCCGACGGACTCGGCCTGTTCCCCGACCCGAAGCTGGCCGAGGAGCGCATGCGGAACCTGCTCGCGCTGTATGGGGTGAACGCATGA
- a CDS encoding Gfo/Idh/MocA family oxidoreductase, giving the protein MTRKTVRIAMNGVTGRMGYRQHLVRSILALREQGGLDLGDGTVLWPEPVLVGRREHALRALAERHGLDHVSTDLDAVLADDGIDIYFDAQVTSAREEAIRKAIAAGKHIYTEKPTATGLDGALELARLANAAGIKHGVVQDKLFLPGLLKLKRLVDGGFFGRILSVRGEFGYWVFEGDWQEAQRPSWNYRSEDGGGIVVDMFPHWEYVLHELFGRVKSVQALTATHIPERWDEKGKPYDATADDAAYGVFELDGGAIAQINSSWAVRVNRDELVEFQVDGTEGSAVAGLRGCRVQHRSATPKPVWNPDIPATEVFRDQWQEVPDNGEFDNGFKAQWELFLKHVYADAPYQWDLLAGARGVQLAELGLRSSAEGRRLDVPEIAL; this is encoded by the coding sequence GTGACACGCAAGACGGTGCGTATCGCCATGAACGGTGTGACCGGACGCATGGGCTACCGCCAGCACCTCGTCCGCTCCATCCTGGCCCTGCGCGAACAGGGCGGCCTCGACCTCGGCGACGGCACCGTGCTGTGGCCGGAGCCGGTCCTGGTCGGCCGCCGCGAGCACGCGCTGCGGGCGCTGGCCGAACGCCACGGACTCGACCACGTCTCCACGGACCTCGACGCGGTCCTGGCCGACGACGGCATCGACATCTACTTCGACGCCCAGGTGACCTCGGCCCGCGAGGAGGCGATCAGGAAGGCGATCGCCGCGGGCAAGCACATCTACACCGAGAAGCCGACGGCCACCGGCCTCGACGGCGCCCTGGAACTGGCCCGGCTGGCGAACGCGGCCGGCATCAAGCACGGCGTCGTCCAGGACAAGCTCTTCCTGCCCGGCCTGCTCAAGCTGAAGCGCCTCGTCGACGGCGGCTTCTTCGGGCGGATCCTGTCCGTGCGCGGCGAGTTCGGCTACTGGGTCTTCGAGGGCGACTGGCAGGAGGCGCAGCGCCCGTCCTGGAACTACCGCAGCGAGGACGGCGGCGGCATCGTCGTCGACATGTTCCCGCACTGGGAGTACGTCCTGCACGAGCTGTTCGGCCGGGTGAAGTCCGTCCAGGCCCTCACCGCCACCCACATCCCCGAGCGCTGGGACGAGAAGGGCAAGCCCTACGACGCCACCGCCGACGACGCCGCCTACGGCGTCTTCGAGCTGGACGGCGGCGCGATCGCGCAGATCAACTCCTCCTGGGCGGTCCGCGTCAACCGCGACGAACTGGTCGAGTTCCAGGTCGACGGCACCGAGGGCTCCGCCGTCGCGGGCCTGCGGGGCTGCCGCGTCCAGCACCGCTCCGCCACCCCCAAGCCGGTGTGGAACCCGGACATCCCCGCCACCGAGGTCTTCCGCGACCAGTGGCAGGAGGTCCCGGACAACGGCGAGTTCGACAACGGCTTCAAGGCCCAGTGGGAGCTGTTCCTCAAGCACGTCTACGCCGACGCCCCCTACCAGTGGGACCTGCTGGCCGGCGCCCGCGGCGTGCAGCTCGCCGAGCTGGGTCTCAGGTCCTCCGCGGAGGGCCGCCGCCTCGACGTACCGGAGATCGCGCTGTGA
- a CDS encoding LacI family DNA-binding transcriptional regulator: MTVTLADVAARAQVSPATVSRVLNGNYPVAASTRERVLKAVDELDYVLNGPASALAAATSDLVGILVNDIADPFFGIMAGAVQSEIGGPGGRAGGERLAVVCNTGGTPERELTYLTLLQRQRAAAVVLTGGAMEDEAHQTAVAAKLRRLVEAGTRVVLCGRPPAPDTGAIALTFDNRGGGRELTEHLIGLGHRRLGYIAGPEERTTTRHRLEGHRTALAAHGIEEDPRWTVHGRYDRQAGYEATLELLRRDPTLTAVVAANDTVALGACAALRDSGLRIPDDVSVAGFDDLPFSIDAVPALTTVRLPLAEAGARAGRVATGREEAPAGGIATVRGELMVRGSSGGPRS, from the coding sequence ATGACGGTGACACTGGCGGACGTGGCGGCCCGCGCCCAGGTCTCCCCCGCGACGGTGTCGCGCGTGCTGAACGGCAACTATCCGGTGGCCGCCTCCACCCGGGAACGGGTGCTCAAGGCCGTCGACGAGCTGGACTACGTGCTCAACGGCCCCGCGAGCGCGCTGGCGGCGGCCACGTCCGACCTGGTCGGCATCCTCGTCAACGACATCGCCGACCCGTTCTTCGGCATCATGGCCGGCGCCGTCCAGTCCGAGATCGGCGGTCCCGGCGGCAGAGCGGGCGGCGAGAGACTCGCCGTGGTCTGCAACACCGGCGGCACCCCGGAGCGCGAGCTGACCTACCTCACGCTGCTGCAGCGCCAGCGGGCGGCGGCGGTCGTGCTGACCGGCGGCGCGATGGAGGACGAGGCCCACCAGACGGCCGTGGCGGCGAAGCTGCGCAGGCTCGTCGAGGCCGGGACGCGGGTGGTGCTGTGCGGACGGCCGCCGGCGCCGGACACCGGGGCGATCGCGCTCACCTTCGACAACCGCGGGGGCGGCCGTGAGCTGACCGAGCACCTGATCGGGCTCGGGCACCGGCGGCTCGGCTACATCGCCGGTCCGGAGGAACGGACCACGACGCGGCACCGGCTGGAGGGCCACCGCACCGCGCTCGCCGCGCACGGCATCGAGGAGGACCCCCGCTGGACGGTCCACGGCCGCTACGACCGGCAGGCCGGGTACGAGGCCACGCTGGAGCTGCTGCGCAGGGACCCGACGCTGACCGCGGTCGTCGCCGCGAACGACACCGTCGCGCTGGGCGCGTGCGCGGCGCTGCGCGACTCGGGGCTGCGGATCCCGGACGACGTGTCCGTGGCCGGCTTCGACGACCTGCCGTTCAGCATCGACGCGGTGCCCGCGCTGACCACGGTCCGGCTGCCGCTGGCGGAGGCGGGGGCGCGGGCGGGGCGGGTCGCGACGGGGCGGGAGGAGGCGCCGGCGGGCGGGATCGCGACGGTGCGGGGGGAGTTGATGGTGCGGGGGTCCTCCGGAGGGCCGCGGTCTTGA